From Streptomyces griseorubiginosus, one genomic window encodes:
- a CDS encoding LamB/YcsF family protein yields the protein MTSIDLNADLGEGFGRWRLTDDEQLLTVVTSANVACGFHAGDAVTMRRVCELAAARGVRIGAQVSYRDLAGFGRRAMDVPSAELTAEVAYQIGALEVFARAAGTRVSYVKPHGALYNRVVHDEEQAGAVVDGVLLADATLPVLGLPGSRLLEAARAAGLTGVPEAFADRAYTEEGTLVPRGQEGAVVSDPEAVVERSLDLARDRAVTARSGARIDVEARSLCLHGDTPGAVELARRVRERLESSGVRVEAFV from the coding sequence ATGACCTCGATCGATCTGAACGCCGACCTCGGCGAGGGCTTCGGCCGCTGGCGACTGACCGACGACGAGCAACTGCTGACCGTCGTCACCAGCGCCAACGTGGCCTGCGGGTTCCACGCCGGGGACGCGGTCACCATGCGGCGGGTGTGCGAGCTGGCGGCCGCGCGCGGGGTGCGGATCGGCGCCCAGGTCTCCTACCGGGACCTGGCCGGGTTCGGGCGGCGCGCGATGGACGTGCCGTCCGCCGAGCTGACGGCCGAGGTGGCCTACCAGATCGGCGCCCTGGAGGTCTTCGCCCGCGCGGCGGGCACCCGCGTGTCCTACGTCAAGCCGCACGGAGCGCTGTACAACCGGGTCGTGCACGACGAGGAGCAGGCCGGCGCGGTCGTCGACGGGGTGCTCCTCGCCGACGCCACGCTGCCCGTGCTCGGCCTTCCCGGCTCGCGCCTGCTGGAAGCGGCCCGCGCGGCGGGCCTGACCGGCGTCCCGGAGGCCTTCGCCGACCGGGCGTACACCGAGGAGGGCACGCTCGTGCCCCGCGGCCAGGAGGGCGCGGTGGTCTCCGACCCGGAGGCCGTCGTGGAGCGCTCGCTGGACCTGGCCCGGGACCGCGCGGTCACCGCCCGTTCCGGGGCGCGGATCGACGTCGAGGCCCGCTCCCTGTGCCTGCACGGGGACACGCCGGGCGCGGTGGAGCTGGCCCGGCGGGTCCGGGAGCGGCTGGAGTCCTCGGGCGTCCGGGTGGAGGCCTTCGTATGA
- a CDS encoding glycosyltransferase: protein MSGQSLRIVRLANFVAPASGGLRTALRELGKGYQAAGHESVLVVPGERASDRQTEQGRVITLPGPLLPGTGGYRVLADKRRVARLLEELAPDRLEVSDRTTLRWTGKWARRARVPAVMVSHETADGVLRTWGLSEHAARRAADALNVRTAHTYARVVCTTEFAEREFVRIGARNVVRAPLGVDLVERRPALRDPDLRSRYARDDETLLVTCTRLSVEKRPSTALDAVESLVRRNRRAVLVVAGDGPLRPRLEQRARERGLPVTFLGHVSDRGLLGALQATADVCLAPGPAETFGLAALEAMACGTPVVVSASSALPEVIGSAGAVAADRGDAFADAVELLLARSEAERRGLARARAECFGWDTAVRAFLAAHDAEAFVRRSVRGGVA, encoded by the coding sequence ATGAGCGGACAGTCGCTGCGGATCGTCCGCCTCGCCAACTTCGTCGCCCCCGCCTCGGGCGGCCTGCGCACCGCCCTGCGTGAGCTCGGCAAGGGCTACCAGGCCGCCGGGCACGAGTCGGTGCTCGTCGTGCCGGGCGAGCGCGCGAGCGACCGGCAGACCGAGCAGGGGCGCGTCATCACCCTGCCCGGCCCGCTGCTCCCCGGCACCGGCGGCTACCGCGTCCTCGCCGACAAACGGCGCGTGGCCCGGCTCCTGGAGGAACTCGCCCCCGACCGCCTGGAGGTCTCCGACCGGACGACCCTGAGGTGGACCGGCAAATGGGCCCGCCGCGCCCGCGTCCCCGCCGTGATGGTCTCCCACGAGACCGCCGACGGCGTCCTGCGCACCTGGGGACTGTCGGAGCACGCGGCCCGGCGTGCCGCCGACGCCCTCAACGTCCGTACGGCGCACACGTACGCGCGCGTGGTGTGCACCACGGAGTTCGCCGAGCGGGAGTTCGTGCGGATCGGGGCGCGCAATGTCGTACGGGCCCCCCTCGGCGTCGATCTGGTCGAGCGGCGCCCCGCGCTGCGCGACCCCGACCTCAGGAGCCGGTACGCGCGCGACGACGAGACGCTGCTCGTGACGTGCACCCGGCTCTCCGTGGAGAAGCGGCCGAGCACGGCCCTGGACGCCGTGGAGTCGCTGGTGCGCCGGAACCGGCGGGCGGTGCTCGTGGTGGCCGGGGACGGGCCGCTGCGGCCGCGCCTGGAGCAGCGGGCCCGGGAGCGCGGGCTGCCGGTGACCTTCCTCGGGCACGTCTCGGACCGCGGGCTGCTCGGCGCGCTCCAGGCCACCGCCGACGTGTGCCTGGCTCCCGGGCCCGCCGAGACCTTCGGGCTCGCCGCGCTGGAGGCCATGGCCTGCGGCACGCCGGTCGTGGTGAGCGCCTCCTCCGCGCTGCCGGAGGTGATCGGCTCCGCCGGAGCCGTCGCCGCCGACCGCGGGGATGCGTTCGCGGACGCCGTGGAGCTGCTGCTGGCGCGGTCGGAGGCCGAGCGCCGCGGGCTCGCACGCGCGCGTGCGGAGTGCTTCGGCTGGGACACGGCGGTCCGGGCGTTTCTCGCGGCGCATGACGCGGAGGCGTTCGTACGGCGTTCTGTGCGCGGGGGTGTGGCGTGA
- a CDS encoding biotin-dependent carboxyltransferase family protein: MTDRALFVVRAGALTTVQDRGRPGHAHLGVPRSGALDGPAAALANRLVGNRPEAAVLETTLNGCALRPRSTVTVAVTGAPCPVTVEGRPASWGAPVRVPAGALLTVGTALSGVRSYVAVSGGIIVEPVLGSRSTDLLSGLGPPPLTDGAILPLGTPTALHTRVDTAPQPAPPTELVLRVTLGPRDDWFTPEAVRAFTTRAFRVSSASNRIGLRTDGPALARRLEGELPSEGMVLGAVQVPPDGRPVVFLADHPTTGGYPVIGVVREPDLPAAAQAVPGTPVRFLAVRRR; encoded by the coding sequence ATGACCGACCGCGCTCTCTTCGTCGTCCGGGCCGGTGCCCTGACGACCGTCCAGGACCGGGGCCGGCCCGGTCACGCCCATCTCGGCGTGCCCCGCTCGGGTGCCCTCGACGGACCCGCGGCCGCGCTCGCCAACCGCCTGGTCGGCAACCGCCCCGAGGCGGCCGTCCTGGAGACCACGCTCAACGGCTGCGCGCTGCGCCCCCGTTCGACGGTCACCGTGGCCGTCACGGGCGCACCCTGTCCGGTCACGGTGGAGGGCCGCCCGGCATCCTGGGGCGCGCCGGTGCGCGTACCGGCCGGAGCGCTCCTGACCGTCGGCACGGCCCTGTCAGGGGTACGCAGCTATGTGGCCGTCTCCGGCGGCATCATCGTGGAGCCGGTCCTCGGCAGCCGCTCCACCGACCTCCTGTCGGGCCTGGGTCCGCCTCCCCTCACGGACGGCGCGATACTGCCCCTCGGCACACCGACGGCGCTCCACACGCGTGTGGACACAGCCCCCCAGCCCGCGCCCCCCACCGAACTGGTCCTGCGCGTCACGCTGGGCCCCCGGGACGACTGGTTCACCCCGGAAGCGGTGCGGGCCTTCACGACCCGCGCCTTCCGGGTGTCCTCGGCGAGCAACCGCATCGGCCTGCGCACGGACGGGCCCGCCCTGGCGCGGAGGCTCGAGGGCGAACTGCCCAGCGAGGGAATGGTCCTGGGAGCGGTCCAGGTACCGCCCGACGGCAGACCGGTGGTCTTCCTCGCCGACCACCCGACCACCGGCGGTTACCCGGTGATCGGAGTGGTCCGCGAGCCGGACCTGCCCGCCGCGGCCCAGGCGGTACCGGGAACACCGGTGCGCTTCCTGGCCGTACGGCGGCGGTGA
- a CDS encoding allophanate hydrolase subunit 1 produces the protein MRTLPVGDDALLVEVSSGEEAQALHAELVRRRAEGSLSVREIVPAARTVLLDGLTDPARLAAELTAAEVPPAPPRAREVVELRVRYDGPDLADVAAHWGVPPREVARIHAGTEFTVAFCGFAPGFGYLTGLPARYDVPRRATPRTAVPAGSVALAGPYTGVYPRSSPGGWQLIGTTDAVLWDHARVPAALLSPGTRVRFVEAP, from the coding sequence ATGAGGACACTGCCGGTCGGGGACGACGCCCTGCTCGTCGAGGTGTCCTCGGGCGAGGAGGCCCAGGCCCTGCACGCCGAGCTGGTACGGCGCCGCGCGGAGGGCTCGCTGTCGGTCCGGGAGATCGTCCCGGCCGCCCGCACGGTCCTCCTGGACGGCCTCACCGACCCGGCCCGCCTGGCCGCCGAGCTCACCGCCGCCGAGGTACCGCCCGCTCCCCCACGCGCGCGTGAAGTCGTCGAACTCCGAGTGCGCTACGACGGCCCGGACCTGGCCGACGTGGCCGCGCACTGGGGCGTCCCGCCCCGGGAGGTGGCCCGCATCCACGCCGGCACCGAATTCACCGTCGCCTTCTGCGGATTCGCCCCCGGCTTCGGCTACCTCACCGGCCTGCCCGCCCGCTACGACGTCCCGCGCCGGGCCACCCCGCGCACGGCCGTCCCGGCGGGTTCCGTCGCGCTCGCGGGCCCGTACACGGGCGTGTACCCGCGCTCCTCGCCCGGCGGCTGGCAGCTCATCGGCACCACGGACGCCGTCCTGTGGGACCACGCGCGCGTCCCGGCCGCACTCCTGTCACCGGGCACCCGGGTCCGCTTCGTGGAGGCGCCGTGA
- a CDS encoding SGNH/GDSL hydrolase family protein, whose product MRNLRFVALGDSLTEGVGDPVGAGWRGWAALLAGGLSDGDVEFTNLAVSGAQTRDVLERQLPAGLALRPDVVSVVVGVNDTLRCTFDLQAVAARLDRVYAAFTEQGALLLTACLPDPGTMLGLPGALSRPLARRQRSVNTVVHALSHRYGAVHLHAAEGEWTTDRAMWSADRLHPGERGHRQLASRFHALLAERGRATGTAPSPEPEFPVPTRSASLWWLATAGTGWVVRRCTDLLPQLLALAADETRHRVRGTSARLDLRTAHAVSTALAALSVVEQGPEAA is encoded by the coding sequence ATGAGAAACCTGCGCTTCGTCGCTCTCGGGGACTCGCTCACCGAGGGCGTGGGGGATCCCGTGGGCGCCGGGTGGCGCGGCTGGGCCGCGCTGCTCGCCGGCGGGCTGTCCGACGGGGACGTCGAGTTCACCAACCTGGCGGTGAGCGGGGCACAGACGCGGGACGTGCTGGAGCGGCAGCTCCCGGCGGGGCTCGCCCTGCGACCGGACGTCGTGTCCGTGGTCGTCGGTGTCAACGACACCCTGCGGTGCACCTTCGACCTCCAGGCGGTGGCCGCTCGGCTGGACCGGGTGTACGCGGCCTTCACCGAGCAGGGCGCACTGCTGCTCACGGCGTGTCTGCCCGATCCCGGAACGATGCTCGGGCTGCCGGGTGCGCTGTCACGGCCGTTGGCCCGGCGGCAGCGGTCGGTCAACACCGTGGTGCACGCGCTGTCCCACCGGTACGGGGCGGTGCATCTGCACGCGGCCGAGGGGGAGTGGACCACCGATCGGGCCATGTGGAGCGCGGACCGGTTGCATCCCGGTGAGCGGGGTCATCGGCAGCTCGCTTCGAGGTTCCACGCGTTGCTGGCGGAGCGCGGGCGGGCGACCGGCACCGCTCCCTCGCCCGAGCCGGAGTTCCCGGTCCCCACCAGGTCGGCGAGTCTGTGGTGGCTGGCGACGGCCGGCACCGGGTGGGTGGTCAGGCGGTGCACCGATCTGCTGCCCCAGCTGCTGGCGCTGGCCGCCGACGAGACACGGCACCGCGTGCGGGGAACGAGCGCCAGGCTCGACCTTCGGACGGCCCACGCGGTCTCGACGGCGTTGGCGGCCCTGTCGGTGGTGGAGCAAGGACCGGAAGCCGCCTAG